A single window of Malus sylvestris chromosome 5, drMalSylv7.2, whole genome shotgun sequence DNA harbors:
- the LOC126621481 gene encoding single-stranded DNA-binding protein WHY2, mitochondrial isoform X2, whose amino-acid sequence MLKVLRVLSSSTTKFSHFCTRDASSMYAYTHITRFSTATQKFSVKGPSSHQVYASFDIFKGKAALSLTPVLPTFTKLESGSLVVDRRGSVMLKFTPAIGERKYDWEKRQMFALSATEVGALISLGSNDSCELFHDPSMKSSNAGQVRKSLSIKPHADGSGYFVSLTVVNNLLKTRESFSVPVTTAEFAVMKTACSFALPHIMGWDRLTNKMPAGGGGGGGGQESKAVPQLLEEWDR is encoded by the exons ATGTTGAAGGTGTTGCGCGTCTTGTCCTCTTCCACCACGAAATTCAG CCATTTCTGCACTAGAGATGCTTCATCAATGTATGCTTATACTCATATCACCAGATTTTCAACTGCCACTCAGAAATTTTCTGTTAAAG GTCCCAGTTCTCATCAAGTATATGCTTCTTTTGATATCTTCAAGGGCAAAGCTGCACTCTCTTTGACTCCTGTTCTTCCAACATTCACTAAATTGGAA TCTGGAAGTCTTGTAGTTGATCGGCGTGGTTCTGTCATGTTGAAGTTCACTCCTGCCATTGGTGAACGTAAGTATGACTGGGAAAAGAGACAG ATGTTTGCTTTATCAGCTACAGAGGTTGGCGCTCTGATAAGCTTGGGTTCCAATGATTCTTGTGAACTATTTCATGATCCCTCAATGAAATCAAG TAATGCTGGTCAAGTGAGGAAGAGCTTATCGATTAAGCCTCATGCGGATGGCAGTGGCTACTTTGTTTCCTTAA CTGTTGTCAACAACCTGCTAAAGACCAGAGAGAGTTTCTCAGTTCCTGTCACGACTGCTGAATTTGCTGTTATGAAGACTGCTTGCAGT TTTGCATTGCCCCACATCATGGGTTGGGATAGATTGACGAACAAGATGCCagcaggtggtggtggtggtggaggagggCAAGAATCAAAGGCGGTTCCACAGCTTTTGGAGGAGTGGGATAGATGA
- the LOC126621481 gene encoding single-stranded DNA-binding protein WHY2, mitochondrial isoform X1, translated as MLKVLRVLSSSTTKFRSHFCTRDASSMYAYTHITRFSTATQKFSVKGPSSHQVYASFDIFKGKAALSLTPVLPTFTKLESGSLVVDRRGSVMLKFTPAIGERKYDWEKRQMFALSATEVGALISLGSNDSCELFHDPSMKSSNAGQVRKSLSIKPHADGSGYFVSLTVVNNLLKTRESFSVPVTTAEFAVMKTACSFALPHIMGWDRLTNKMPAGGGGGGGGQESKAVPQLLEEWDR; from the exons ATGTTGAAGGTGTTGCGCGTCTTGTCCTCTTCCACCACGAAATTCAG GAGCCATTTCTGCACTAGAGATGCTTCATCAATGTATGCTTATACTCATATCACCAGATTTTCAACTGCCACTCAGAAATTTTCTGTTAAAG GTCCCAGTTCTCATCAAGTATATGCTTCTTTTGATATCTTCAAGGGCAAAGCTGCACTCTCTTTGACTCCTGTTCTTCCAACATTCACTAAATTGGAA TCTGGAAGTCTTGTAGTTGATCGGCGTGGTTCTGTCATGTTGAAGTTCACTCCTGCCATTGGTGAACGTAAGTATGACTGGGAAAAGAGACAG ATGTTTGCTTTATCAGCTACAGAGGTTGGCGCTCTGATAAGCTTGGGTTCCAATGATTCTTGTGAACTATTTCATGATCCCTCAATGAAATCAAG TAATGCTGGTCAAGTGAGGAAGAGCTTATCGATTAAGCCTCATGCGGATGGCAGTGGCTACTTTGTTTCCTTAA CTGTTGTCAACAACCTGCTAAAGACCAGAGAGAGTTTCTCAGTTCCTGTCACGACTGCTGAATTTGCTGTTATGAAGACTGCTTGCAGT TTTGCATTGCCCCACATCATGGGTTGGGATAGATTGACGAACAAGATGCCagcaggtggtggtggtggtggaggagggCAAGAATCAAAGGCGGTTCCACAGCTTTTGGAGGAGTGGGATAGATGA